In Opitutaceae bacterium TAV5, one genomic interval encodes:
- a CDS encoding molybdate ABC transporter substrate-binding protein: MKHIRALARTLALTLALTLAATAGVTALAADLTVFAAASLSDALRELAPGYTRATGDKLRFNLASSGALTRQIREGAPADVIISADELRVDQLENGGLLLAGTRRTVLANTLVLVVAADRPAPVATMADLAKPEVRRVAFGDPATVPVGTYSKEYLGKLGLWDGLQSKTVFVDNVRAVLAAVEAGNADAGIVYKTDALISKKVKIAVEVPLAEGPSITYPAAVIKATKSPEASKKFAAWLSTPEAQAVFAKYGFLPPQ, encoded by the coding sequence ATGAAACACATCCGCGCCCTCGCGCGCACTCTCGCACTCACGCTCGCCCTGACGCTCGCCGCCACGGCCGGCGTCACCGCCCTCGCGGCCGACCTCACCGTCTTCGCCGCCGCCAGCCTCTCCGACGCGCTCCGGGAACTTGCTCCCGGCTACACCCGGGCCACCGGCGACAAGCTCCGCTTCAACCTCGCCTCGTCCGGCGCCCTCACCCGGCAGATTCGCGAAGGCGCTCCCGCCGACGTCATCATCTCGGCCGACGAACTCCGCGTCGACCAGCTCGAAAACGGCGGCCTGCTCCTTGCCGGCACCCGCCGTACTGTTCTGGCCAATACCCTCGTCCTCGTCGTCGCCGCCGACCGCCCCGCGCCGGTCGCCACGATGGCCGATCTCGCCAAACCGGAAGTCCGTCGCGTCGCTTTCGGCGATCCCGCGACCGTCCCGGTCGGCACGTATTCGAAAGAATACCTCGGCAAGCTCGGCCTCTGGGACGGGCTTCAGTCCAAAACGGTCTTCGTGGACAACGTCCGCGCCGTGCTGGCCGCCGTCGAGGCCGGCAATGCCGACGCCGGCATCGTTTACAAGACCGACGCCCTGATTTCGAAAAAGGTGAAAATCGCCGTCGAGGTGCCGCTCGCCGAAGGCCCGTCGATCACCTATCCGGCCGCCGTCATCAAGGCCACGAAATCGCCCGAAGCGTCGAAGAAATTCGCCGCCTGGCTCTCCACGCCCGAGGCCCAGGCCGTCTTCGCCAAATACGGTTTCCTGCCGCCACAATAA
- a CDS encoding molybdate ABC transporter permease, translating to MSETLHITLFTLAIALASTLLILPPGVALAWLLSRRAWPGKAVVETLVALPLVIPPVATGLILLKLFGRRSPLGSFLENTLGLEIVFTWKAVLIATAVMSFPLFVRTARVAFEEIDPRFNQVARTLGAGPWDAFFTVTLPLATRGLLAGSVLAFARALGEFGATIMIAGMIPGETITLALGIYHHVQLGRDAEATVLLVISIALAFVALWLSEKLVRKTIAT from the coding sequence TTGTCCGAAACCCTCCACATCACGCTCTTCACCCTCGCCATCGCGCTCGCCAGCACGCTGCTCATCCTGCCCCCCGGCGTCGCGCTCGCCTGGCTCCTTTCCCGCCGCGCCTGGCCGGGCAAGGCCGTCGTGGAAACCCTCGTCGCCCTGCCCCTCGTCATCCCGCCTGTCGCCACCGGACTCATCCTCCTGAAACTCTTCGGCCGCCGCAGTCCGCTCGGCAGCTTTCTGGAAAACACGCTCGGCCTCGAAATCGTCTTTACCTGGAAAGCCGTCCTCATTGCCACCGCCGTCATGTCGTTTCCCCTCTTCGTGCGCACCGCGCGCGTCGCCTTCGAGGAGATCGACCCGCGCTTCAACCAGGTGGCCCGCACCCTCGGCGCCGGCCCGTGGGACGCCTTTTTTACGGTCACGCTCCCGCTCGCCACGCGCGGCCTGCTCGCCGGCAGCGTGCTCGCCTTTGCCCGCGCGCTCGGGGAATTCGGCGCCACCATCATGATCGCCGGCATGATCCCGGGCGAAACCATCACGCTCGCCCTCGGCATCTACCACCACGTGCAGCTCGGCCGCGACGCCGAGGCCACCGTCCTGCTCGTCATCTCCATCGCCCTCGCCTTCGTCGCCCTCTGGCTCAGCGAAAAACTCGTCCGCAAGACAATCGCCACATGA
- a CDS encoding molybdenum ABC transporter ATP-binding protein, producing the protein MSSAPVIQARFRVAYAGFTLDVDLDLPGRGVTALFGHSGSGKTTCLRALAGLEPAATGYLSVNGEIWQDSDRRHFLPTHRRALGYVFQEASLFPHLTVSQNLGYGRKRRRPLPGLPSPDFRGMIELLGIGHLLDRRPQSLSGGERQRVAIARALLASPRLLLMDEPLAALDHARKAEILPWLERLRDALDIPVLYVSHSPDEVTRLADHLVLLSAGRVIASGPLADTLARLDLPAGFFDDASVVIEGVVTAHDAAYNLSTLAFPGGQLHITRPAPEVTGHRLRVRIKAGDVSLTRERPAVTTIANILPATILTEAAAADPGHVLLGLDLGDGTRLSARITRHSRDRLGLAPGQQVWAQIKAVAVLA; encoded by the coding sequence ATGTCTTCCGCACCCGTCATCCAGGCCCGTTTCCGGGTTGCCTACGCCGGCTTCACGCTCGACGTCGATCTCGACCTGCCCGGCCGCGGTGTCACCGCGCTCTTCGGCCATTCCGGCTCCGGCAAGACCACCTGCCTGCGCGCCCTCGCCGGCCTCGAACCCGCCGCCACCGGATACCTCTCCGTCAATGGCGAAATCTGGCAGGACAGCGACCGTCGTCACTTCCTCCCCACGCATCGCCGCGCCCTCGGCTACGTTTTCCAGGAAGCCAGCCTCTTCCCCCATCTCACCGTGTCGCAGAATCTCGGCTACGGCCGCAAACGCCGGCGCCCCCTTCCCGGCCTCCCCTCCCCCGACTTTCGCGGCATGATCGAACTCCTCGGCATCGGTCATCTGCTCGACCGCCGGCCGCAAAGCCTTTCCGGCGGCGAACGCCAGCGCGTCGCCATCGCCCGCGCCCTGCTCGCCTCGCCGCGCCTGCTCCTCATGGACGAGCCTCTCGCCGCGCTCGACCACGCCCGCAAGGCCGAAATCCTTCCCTGGCTCGAACGCCTGCGCGATGCGCTCGACATCCCCGTCCTCTATGTGAGCCATTCGCCCGACGAGGTGACGCGCCTCGCCGACCACCTCGTCCTCCTCTCCGCCGGCCGCGTCATCGCCAGCGGTCCGCTCGCCGACACCCTGGCGCGTCTCGATCTTCCCGCCGGATTCTTCGACGACGCCAGCGTGGTCATCGAAGGCGTTGTTACCGCACACGACGCCGCCTACAACCTTTCCACGCTCGCCTTTCCCGGCGGGCAGCTCCACATCACGCGTCCCGCTCCCGAAGTCACCGGTCACCGGCTCCGTGTCCGGATCAAGGCTGGCGATGTGAGCCTCACCCGCGAGCGGCCGGCCGTCACGACCATCGCCAACATCCTGCCGGCGACGATCCTCACCGAAGCCGCCGCCGCCGATCCGGGCCATGTTCTCCTCGGTCTCGATCTCGGCGACGGCACGCGCCTCTCGGCCCGCATCACCCGCCACTCCCGCGACCGCCTCGGCCTCGCTCCCGGTCAGCAAGTCTGGGCCCAGATCAAGGCCGTCGCCGTGCTGGCGTGA
- a CDS encoding oligopeptidase A, protein MPIATDSRRSAATSGHSGSAANPFLDPAFAIRWSQHRPELIPPAIETALADARAAIDAIAALDSGGLTFENTFLALERATEPLHFAWGKVTHLQSVSDSPALREAHNAMLPKVSAFLAGIPLNNALWQRLKTFAASPAAAAVTGVYRRFLDETLADFRQAGADLPDAERARIEQIESELAGLTQKYSENVLDATNAWQLVIEDESRLAGLPAHALAAARQSALDKGFSHDPEGDADGKGAKPAWRFTLHAPSQEPVLTRADDEALRREVWTAASQVGAQAPHDNTALVQRILALRAGKARLLGKSHFPDLVLERRMAGSGAAALAFVEDMERRARPAFVRECEELEQFAGKTAGGRNRQAGAAGPLAPWSVPYFAEKLRQQRYTFDDEALRPYFEVGRVIAGLFELASRVFGLRIAEKKGARAIGGKSPCHEVEVWHPDVKFYDMHDRAGRHIGSFYADWHPRESKRGGAWMGYLVTGGPRPDGTRAPHLGYICGNLTPPSPGRPALLTHREVETIFHEFGHLLHHLLGEVPVKSLNGVNVAWDFVELPSQIMENWCWERESLDLFARHYETDTPIPDDLFEKMVAARNFRSACATMRQMQFAKMDLVLHLRADEFADGDLEAKARAVVADCMIPTEPPSPTIVRRFGHLFSDPVGYAAGYYSYKWAEVLDADAFTRFRREGLFSPEVGAQFVEHILSKGNSEPPADLFRKFMGRDPDPTALLERNGLAHAAG, encoded by the coding sequence ATGCCAATTGCCACCGACTCTCGCCGTTCCGCCGCCACTTCCGGTCATTCCGGCTCCGCCGCCAATCCGTTTCTCGATCCCGCCTTTGCCATCCGCTGGTCGCAGCATCGGCCCGAACTGATTCCACCCGCGATCGAGACGGCGCTTGCCGACGCCCGGGCCGCCATCGACGCCATCGCCGCGCTCGACTCTGGCGGGCTCACTTTTGAAAACACCTTCCTCGCCCTCGAGCGCGCCACCGAGCCGCTTCACTTTGCCTGGGGCAAGGTCACGCACCTGCAATCCGTCAGCGACTCGCCCGCGCTGCGCGAGGCGCACAACGCGATGCTCCCGAAAGTCTCCGCTTTCCTGGCCGGCATCCCGCTCAACAACGCCCTCTGGCAGCGCCTCAAGACCTTTGCCGCCTCGCCCGCCGCCGCCGCGGTCACCGGCGTGTATCGACGTTTCCTGGACGAAACGCTGGCCGATTTCCGCCAGGCCGGCGCCGACCTGCCCGACGCCGAACGCGCCCGCATCGAACAGATCGAGAGCGAACTCGCCGGGCTCACCCAGAAATATTCGGAAAACGTGCTCGACGCCACCAATGCCTGGCAACTCGTGATCGAGGACGAATCGCGCCTCGCCGGCCTGCCCGCCCACGCTCTTGCCGCCGCCCGCCAGTCCGCGCTCGACAAGGGTTTTTCTCACGATCCCGAGGGCGACGCCGACGGCAAGGGAGCGAAACCCGCCTGGCGTTTCACGCTTCATGCGCCGTCACAGGAACCCGTGCTCACCCGTGCCGACGACGAGGCGCTGCGTCGCGAGGTCTGGACCGCCGCCAGCCAAGTCGGCGCGCAGGCCCCGCACGACAACACCGCGCTCGTGCAGCGCATCCTCGCCCTGCGCGCCGGGAAGGCGCGGCTGCTCGGCAAGTCGCATTTTCCCGATCTCGTCCTCGAACGCCGCATGGCCGGCAGCGGGGCGGCGGCGCTTGCGTTTGTCGAGGACATGGAGCGGCGGGCGCGGCCGGCGTTCGTGCGCGAATGCGAGGAACTGGAACAATTCGCCGGCAAAACAGCGGGCGGGCGCAACCGGCAGGCCGGGGCGGCCGGACCGCTCGCGCCGTGGTCGGTGCCGTATTTTGCCGAAAAACTCCGCCAGCAGCGCTACACGTTCGACGACGAGGCGCTGCGTCCGTACTTCGAGGTCGGCCGGGTGATCGCCGGTCTGTTTGAACTGGCCTCGCGGGTGTTCGGGCTGCGGATTGCGGAGAAAAAAGGGGCACGGGCGATTGGCGGAAAAAGCCCGTGCCACGAGGTCGAAGTCTGGCATCCGGATGTGAAGTTTTACGACATGCACGACCGTGCCGGGCGCCACATCGGGTCGTTTTACGCCGACTGGCATCCGCGCGAATCGAAGCGCGGCGGCGCGTGGATGGGTTATCTCGTCACCGGCGGACCGCGCCCCGACGGCACGCGCGCGCCGCATCTCGGCTACATTTGCGGCAACCTTACGCCGCCCTCGCCCGGCCGCCCGGCGCTGCTCACACACCGCGAGGTCGAGACGATTTTCCACGAATTCGGCCATTTGCTCCATCACCTCCTCGGCGAGGTGCCGGTGAAATCGCTCAACGGTGTCAACGTCGCCTGGGATTTTGTCGAGCTGCCCTCGCAGATCATGGAAAACTGGTGCTGGGAACGCGAGAGCCTTGATCTCTTCGCGCGTCATTACGAGACGGATACACCGATTCCCGACGACCTTTTTGAAAAAATGGTCGCCGCCCGCAATTTCCGTTCCGCGTGCGCCACGATGCGCCAGATGCAGTTCGCGAAAATGGACCTCGTGCTCCACCTGCGCGCGGACGAGTTTGCCGACGGCGATCTCGAGGCGAAGGCGCGCGCCGTCGTGGCCGACTGCATGATCCCCACCGAGCCGCCGTCGCCGACCATCGTGCGGCGCTTCGGCCACCTCTTCAGCGACCCGGTCGGCTACGCCGCCGGTTATTATTCCTACAAGTGGGCGGAGGTGCTGGACGCGGATGCGTTCACCCGTTTCCGCCGCGAGGGGCTTTTTTCCCCGGAGGTCGGCGCGCAGTTCGTCGAGCACATCCTGAGCAAGGGCAACTCCGAGCCGCCTGCCGATCTGTTCCGCAAGTTCATGGGCCGCGATCCCGACCCGACGGCGCTGCTCGAGCGCAACGGTCTGGCGCATGCCGCTGGCTGA